TTGGAAATGATGAGTTGATTGGGGTTTAGTTCTCATGACTGTTTCATGTGCTACTTGGTTTATATCATTTACAAATCTAgcttataaaatttgtttgtttttctaatCTCGGGTTTCAGATCAGAAGATCGATAATGAGTGAAGAAGATGAGTATGGTTTCAAGAAGCCACAAGAACCAACGTACTACGATGAAGGTTTGGAGAAAACAAGAGAGACGTTGAATAAGAAAATCGAACAGCTTAACTCAGCAATTGACAATGTTTCTTCACGGTTAAGAGGTCGAGAAAAgaacacttcttcttctcccaatGATGTACCTGTGGAAACTGACCCGGAAGTTGAAGCTACGACTTGAGGAAACCAGacatatttcttcttctatgtTTTTCATTTGTAACCAGAGTTCAAAAACAGTCCTGATTTGGTGTTAGtgcttcactttttttttttcattttttctggTTGCTTCTGTGCTCAGAGGCCTCTGTAGTAACACACTCTTGCAAAGCGAATTATACAGTTATTTGTTGTTCCTAATGAATTTGAAATTGGTTAAATTCAATTTAGCTAAACTCAACTCAGCAGTATTCAGTTTTCAGACATACCTAGTTGATAACTTGATATGCATtttatgtaaagaaaaaaaaaactaaactaaaataagttttgtttttgtatttatgtACAAAAACAAAGTGGACATAGGATAAGATGTCTGAAACAAACCGAtaaaagagagatagagagatagaTAGACATTGGCCGGTGGCCTCGTCACAAAtgcaaaatatctaaaaaaggATTCGGGaaaccttttcttttttgtctAAAAGAGAATCCAAAACCTTTCTTTCATTCCTCAAAATTCCCAGCACAAGCAATCCCACAAGATTCGTCGATTCAACTAATCCCATTTTCTCAGTAAAAGTTTCGTTTTTTTTGATCTTTTGTTAGAACCGAAAGGGAAACACTTTCAATCTTccttttcactttttttttagcGTTCTGGGTGTTTCTGTTTGATGAGGTGCGAGGAGGAGATTCTTCCTCCTCTGTTTGTGTCTCTGTCAGATGGAAGACAATGATAAGTCTCCTCCTCCCCCTAAGGTAAAAAAATATTCCTGGGAAAAAATGGATGATGTCTGGTTTTGTTGATGTTAGTGTTGGAACATGAAAGATCTGATTCAGTTTCGTTTGAGTATAATAAGTTCTTTAGATTCAAGGGTCATTGGTCTTTCTTTTGGATTCTTATTTAGTagtccacttttttttttacttttaaatccTGAAACTTGtgagtttttgtttgtttgtgtggtTGAAGGATTACTATAAGATTCTAGAAGTTGATTACGACGCAACTGAGGAACTGATCAGAGTGAATTACCGGAAGCTTGCTTTGGTTAGTGCACTCGACAACAACAACCCCTTCTCTAATTATCTGTTGAAATGTCCTTGTTTCTTTTAGATTGTGTTTTATTAGTATTTCTCtagatcaaaagaaaaatgcTGTTCTATTTCTCTGGCTGAGAGTGCTTTTGGTTGTTCCATTTTACAGAAGTGGCATCCTGATAAGCACAAAGGAGATAGTGCAGCTTCAGAAAAGTTTATAGAGATAAATGATGCTTATAACGGTAAAAGTCTTCCTTTTGCACCTTCTGTTTTTATGCATATACAGTATAAAGCAGATAAACGTTGTAGGAAGAGGAGTAAGAAACAAAATTTAGCTCCTTGACCTTTATTCTTGTGTTGAAGTATAGACGCAACCTATGTAGTTGCAATCCTCAGCTCTCTATTTTTCTTAAGTTTATGCAAGCATTTGTTTTGGCCTGTGACTCTGTGGTCACCTCAAAGATAGCTTTGTACCATTGAGAATGTGATAAGAGTTTAGAGAACAATGTgatctctctatctcttgtcGTGTCTTGAATTGCTAAAGTTAcatagcttcttcttttttcttatgcAGTGCTGATGGATCCTGCTGCACGTTTTGAATATGATTTAACCGGTATCTATGAGATCC
This genomic stretch from Raphanus sativus cultivar WK10039 chromosome 3, ASM80110v3, whole genome shotgun sequence harbors:
- the LOC108843972 gene encoding uncharacterized protein LOC108843972, whose protein sequence is MEDNDKSPPPPKDYYKILEVDYDATEELIRVNYRKLALKWHPDKHKGDSAASEKFIEINDAYNVLMDPAARFEYDLTGIYEIHKYTLREYLARFKGMILTCNGLGISQSSSPWTHQLSETSSKTTD